In one Natronosalvus amylolyticus genomic region, the following are encoded:
- a CDS encoding universal stress protein — MFNSLLVATDGSEPSQRAIDHAVNLASRLEVPLHAIAVLESRTEYDSAIVDPEVVRAQQERQAQVALETVETAASEQGISVVTVRREGIPHEEILTYAEERDIETLVVGARGRSAFRGALLGSTVDALVRQSPRPVVVVGDESVRSES; from the coding sequence CTTCCCAACGGGCAATCGATCACGCGGTAAACCTGGCGAGCCGACTCGAGGTGCCGCTTCACGCGATTGCTGTCCTCGAGAGCCGAACCGAGTACGATTCGGCTATCGTCGATCCCGAAGTCGTTCGAGCCCAACAGGAACGGCAAGCGCAGGTTGCACTCGAGACGGTCGAAACGGCTGCCTCGGAGCAGGGAATCTCTGTCGTCACAGTCCGGCGGGAGGGGATACCACACGAGGAAATCTTGACGTACGCCGAAGAACGCGACATCGAGACGCTGGTGGTGGGTGCCCGTGGGCGCTCCGCCTTTCGCGGGGCCTTGCTCGGCAGTACCGTCGACGCGCTGGTTCGTCAGTCGCCACGCCCTGTCGTCGTCGTTGGCGATGAGTCCGTTAGGTCGGAGTCATAA